Part of the Leptodactylus fuscus isolate aLepFus1 chromosome 6, aLepFus1.hap2, whole genome shotgun sequence genome, gactggctCATTATACAAGTACACATCCTGCCAATTCCCGGTGCCTGCTAGTTGTTTGCTTTGGCAGGTTTAGATTTCTGCACTTTATTATTTTGCACTAATGtccgatttctctttttttcttgtcTATCTACCTCCAAAATAAAAGGTTCTTTGTCAACTTCCCATCTGCCAAGCAGTACTTTAGCCAGTTTAAGGACATGGAGGACCCTCTTGAGATGGAGCGCAGTGCTCAGCTGCGCAAGCACGGCCGGAGGGTAATGGGAGCTATCAACAGCGTGGTTGAAAACCTTGGGGATCCAGAAAAAGTGGCCACAGTCCTGGCTATTGTGGGGAAAAGTCATGCAGTGAAACATAAGGTGGACCCGGTATTCTTTAAGGTGGGTACCCTAAACTTCTGccatataaaatgtagctttacttATTTCTTCACTTCATTTGTGTTCTTACATTTTATTCTTTTCTCCACTCACACCCTAAGCTGAATTTCCCACCCTTGGTGCAGCTTTtgatgtgaatggagtataaCACAGTATAACGGAGGATCAGAACAGATTGTAAACATGTACTTGCCAACTCTTCCAGGAGCATCTTGGAAGGTTCCCAAAAAAAGGGGTGACTTTCCTTAAGAGCAAACAAGTCTCCAGCATCTGCCAGACTAGCTTACAGTTTATATGTAAGGTGACAAAAAGGGGTCTCTGGTATCCCAAAAGGGAATGTGGCCCCATGGTCACAccaggaattttttccccctttgTTGGCAAGTAATTGCAAACAGTAACATATACGTTAGTGAGTATATACTTGCTGCTCTGGCCCCCCAACAGTGCAGCCAGTCCCATTAGCTCTGAAGGCAGACTATCCCCAGGACCCAGTATGTGACCCCCAGCccagcaaatagataggttaggatcacctgaatcaaatggtgttttccccttgtttgCTGGTGCCTACGTTGCTGCTTTGGTCAATGTACAAATAAGCTGTTTGGAGCTATGTCAACACCctggttgctccaaagagctcatatgCATATTGATAAAACTAGAAATATGTCTACAACAGAGGTAGCGATTCACAAGGTAAAAATACCGTGTGATTTaggtgaccctgacctatctatctgcagggtttcttAGGTGTATTCCTTTAAGGGGGCCAAATTCCGGGTAGCCAAGGCCTGAAGGTATGCAGCTATAACATTACAGCCCCCACAACGGTTGTCTCCAAGCTTTATCAGATCCTAACTTACATATTTTATTAAGGATCTATTCACACCTGTGGCCGAGACTCCATTCAGAACCCCCTTCGTAGATTCTGTGATATTTCATGGAAAGTAAAGCGCCAGACGTGTCACTATTTTTCCTGTCAATACTAGGTTGAGAACTCCGGTGGAAGTTGTAAAGGTCACACAACTGTCATGATCATTTCACAGAGTTCACAGAGATGTGTATGGTGTTTActggtgattttttattttagatggaAATGCCCTTTAAATCTCAGAAACTATAGATAATATTTGCTATTTGGCTTTTCAGTTCTTGCTGCTTGACTGGTTTACAGATCAATTTTATTAAAGCTGTGCGGTGATCTGTGACTATAGTGTAGCTACAGGGCCTATAGGGAGTctcaggtagtctgagacacgccccctgtcttatcattggttcaggctgctgCTCTTTCCTTCCCTCTTAAGCTCTGCCTCCTCTGATTTGCTTCTGTGTATAAACACAGGCCCATCGCAGACCCACCTGGAGGTCAGTACAAAGAGGGATGATATCACACCAATGAGTATAATATACTTATTACTAAACCACCAATGAGAAGAAGATAGAGAACTGTCACATATATAGGGACTTGTTACTAATGTGGAGTAGTTGGTTAATACTTTACACAGCTTGACCAAACCATGGGAAATCCATGTTGTATGTCTATCAAATGGCTGTTAAGACATGATGGCCTAAGTAAGAAAATTTCTAATTAGAACAATCGGCAGTATGGTTTTAGTTTGGTGTAGCTGCTATAAGTATCTATTATTACAGTTTATCTACAGTGTGGAGTCTAAGGTAGTCTGAGCCATTAAtgaggcagggggggggggggtgtctcagactaccacaGCCTCCCTGTAGGCACTGTATCTAAAATGTAGTAACAGCTCTGCTATAATGGAGCTGAGCTAAAAAGTGGCAAAGAGGTAAGATCTAAAAACATATATAACAGATACCACGTATAAATATTGTCTTATAAACCATTTGTGAGCTTCTCTCAAGAGGgttactttaaagggagtctatcactgccccccaGCTACTTTAGatgcagaataaaaacaatacCTTTCTTATATTTCAGAGCCCCAGGAATGCAGAGAAAaaccacttttattctttattcaaataagGATCAGTGCCCACTGTTCAGGGGGAGGAGCTGAGTCCAGGATGggagtgtttagtgatgatggagcagtgctcagtaatagaaggaaAGTCCCCCTATGCTCCAAGATCcttatttgaataaaaaataaatgtgccttttctatgcatccctggggctctgaaacataagaaaggtatagtTTTTATTCTACTAACATCATCTTCAGCACTATGGGAGCGTTTTAAAGTAGATGGGGGCAGtactagactccctttaagggtataCAGGTacagtgtagctatagggggtgcagcaatAGCAGTTGCTACTACTCAGTGGAATTTGAGGGGGCTAGGTCcctttgccacataaaatataccactattccaaatggcacaaggtaggtaggggcacTATTATAAAACTTGTATTGGAGTTTCGTCTTTAAGATTATTTCCAAGGGCCAACAGCTAGGGTGCTACCTGCAAGTCACTGATAGGCAGCACTATGCTATAACATAGGTATATTTGCcttgatttttatatttttatattagacTGAACAATTTAGCCGCCAAGTATCTTCTGGATATGATCCGTATAATGACGCTGCATGGATTCACCTCTTAATTCTGCAGTTAAAGGAAATGCCAATTACCATCCCGGTTCCTGGTATATGTCTTTCAGCACAGAACTGACATCGCTAAAGTTATTTCCTGCCAGGTTTGGACTTGTTACAGCCTTCCTGTCCGTCTCTGAATCTGATCTGTGCTTTATTATCTTAACTACATTTCAAGGGGGTttattaaaaatacagcataataAATCCAATCCTCCTGATAGGATTAGCTAATCCTGAGGACAAATAGGTTAAAATAATGTCATAAGCTACACAAACAAGCTGCCGAGAAACTTCATATCATGTCATGTAATGGTGCCAAGCAAGGGTATCGAATGTAAAGGATTATGAGCCCTGGTCCAAAGGCTCAGCTTGAGTCCTCCTGGGCAACATGTCCTTATGACTagacattttagcagcattttttAATTCCATTTCCTTCTCTATatgggcccagaccaccatgaagactttgCCACAACATATCTGTACACAAAAGCTTCCTATCTTTCCAATCTTCTATCACTGCCCCCCACATAATAATTGTGCCCCTGTTGTACCACCACAGAATTCATCCTTGCCTACCTACTGCTTCTTATGGCATCAAAGGTTTATTCTTGTGTATCATAAATCCTCCCctgtctcactccagtgcaccagagggcaggggtaatacatttacTATGCACAGACTGCCAACTATCAAAAGAAATCAAAAAGGAGAAAGTGTTGTGAAGGTGACCTATGTTGGCCTAGGTTTATGTACCCGGTGTCCTATAATTATGTCAGTGCGTATGGGCCCCATAAGGGCGCAGGTGTTACTGCACTCTCTGCTCACCCTCAAATTACACCCCTGGTGCTGAGTCTCATTATATGGTTGGACACAGACTTTGCATTTGTGAACATACTGTCTATGTTATATGGTGGTTTAATGGTGCATTGTTATGTCGCTCTAATATTAGCTTCTCCTTCTCTACACTAGATCCTGACTGGGGTGATACTGGAGGTCATTGCAGAAGCGTTTGCCAAAGATTTCACCCCTGAAGTACAGCTAGCCTGGAGCAAATTACGGAGCCACATATTGAGTCATGTACTGGCAACATACAAGGAGGTGGGCTGGACACAGTACCCCAGTAACTCAGTGTGAACACGTCCATCTCCCAGAGAGAGCCAAGCCAAGGACTTCAGATCCTAGCTGTTTCAGATCTCTGGGACAGCTGGGGAGTACGGGTGGTGGTGGGGAGAATAGGCTTGGGTAAGCGGGTGGGCATGGGGTAATAACTACAGGGTCTCTACAAACAGGGTGGGATGGGCTTTTTAATATGGCAGGAAAGTGCGATATGGTTGATTTGACCTAGCCACAAGCAAATACAGTTTATACGACAGAACAAATGACAAAAGAACAGGGTCAATCTCCGAGGGAGGGAGCAGAGACATATCATTCCGAGGATCTAATGTTTCATGATGTACATCATTAGGGTAACATTCTACCAGTGGAAATATCTAGCATTGTAAGCCTGGCTATTTTGAGATTGTCCTTGCCTTGTTATTCTCTGTCCCAAATTTTCCATGCGTTCTATGTTCTATAAGGCATGAGAAACAGATGGTTCTTAAGAGATCCGTAGCTCATAAATGGGGCCCCTAGACATGAAGGAGTTAACATGACTTCACGACTCGGCTACGACCCCACTCTAAATCCCACCGTTTTGCTTGGCATGCACTTGTATATGGCAATTACTCTTCTTTTCTCATAATCTCGCTTGGCTGGTTTTCATTCGATCAAGTGGCTTCAtgagacaaatatatatatatatatatatatatatatatatatatatatatatatttcagtaaTTATCCACCAGCCGTTTTGATTTATTTTCAGTTATTAAAGATTCTTTATGGGACCAAATGTACAGGGAGATATAGATTTGTATGGGATAAATTATCGCATTATAAAGAGGCAGCATCAGCTTAACATTGCAGTATGGGAAATGCTATCACCCAATGTCAGTAAGTAGGCCCATAAGCCACAACTAAAGAATTTATGGCAGAATGTTTTGGATGGTGGTGTGGGAGTGAAATTGTGAAATAGAGATGTATACGCAGCTGACCTGTGACAAATCGTGTCAAAATGTgtctgtccatatatataatgttctGTTTTACTGTGATATAGAAATAAAAACATACTATTGGATCTATAAAGGAGTTGGCCTCTATGTAAATGACTTCCGTTGTTGGATCTTGTGTCTTATTTAATACTTTACCAAGTGATATGGTTTGAACCCTTTTGCCAAGTTTCAGTATGACCTCCTTGGTGCCCTTAAAGCGCAGTAGTATTTAGCGT contains:
- the CYGB gene encoding cytoglobin, whose amino-acid sequence is MEKVQEENETERWERPEEITESERDIIKENWARLYGNCEDVGVSILIRFFVNFPSAKQYFSQFKDMEDPLEMERSAQLRKHGRRVMGAINSVVENLGDPEKVATVLAIVGKSHAVKHKVDPVFFKILTGVILEVIAEAFAKDFTPEVQLAWSKLRSHILSHVLATYKEVGWTQYPSNSV